The following coding sequences lie in one Sedimentibacter sp. MB35-C1 genomic window:
- a CDS encoding DUF3298 and DUF4163 domain-containing protein, producing the protein MKNNCFMADISMKKYERTFRYNDVEVLKLTIKYPVVNMMYNPHSEIVINNQISTDVREYMRYAGYLYKQAVNFYHDSKKNDFPFHTYEAYMEYTVTYNENCFLSMYYDKYEFTGGAHGNTVRSSHTWELCSSMLIELCNLFRPGTDYKYFLTDKIIAQAGQNLRQNPGIYFGEYESLIVKNFNENSFYLTPEGLTLYYQQYDIAPYSTGIVQFTIPYSEIQWYPRCSF; encoded by the coding sequence ATGAAAAATAACTGCTTTATGGCAGACATCAGCATGAAAAAATATGAACGCACATTCAGATATAACGATGTTGAAGTTCTGAAACTTACCATCAAGTACCCGGTTGTAAATATGATGTACAATCCTCACTCTGAGATAGTTATCAATAATCAAATATCAACGGACGTCAGAGAATATATGCGTTATGCCGGATATCTGTATAAGCAGGCCGTCAATTTTTATCATGATTCTAAAAAAAATGATTTTCCGTTTCATACTTATGAAGCCTATATGGAATACACAGTTACGTATAATGAGAACTGCTTTCTAAGCATGTATTATGACAAGTACGAATTTACGGGAGGCGCTCACGGAAACACTGTAAGAAGCTCGCATACCTGGGAACTATGCAGCAGTATGTTAATTGAGCTATGCAACTTATTCAGACCCGGCACAGATTACAAATATTTTCTTACTGACAAAATTATAGCACAGGCCGGACAAAATTTAAGACAAAACCCCGGCATTTACTTTGGCGAATACGAAAGCCTAATAGTCAAAAATTTCAATGAAAACAGTTTTTATCTGACACCAGAAGGACTGACATTATATTATCAACAATATGACATAGCTCCATATTCAACGGGAATTGTCCAATTTACAATTCCATATTCAGAAATTCAATGGTATCCGAGATGTTCATTTTAA